One stretch of Streptomyces sp. NBC_01363 DNA includes these proteins:
- a CDS encoding DUF6879 family protein has translation MPDLIPFKEASHLFEDFEHTAWRLETRRGYASDRNGPSWGRWQNGEDVSMDPPDAWRRNVAAKTAAGARFERVRLVDDPLTQGQQFLLARAPRNVAAGEDIRNLCRADADRLGLPDFDFWLFDSRTVMRFVFDDDDTTLGVILTEDPAEVVAACQARDAAWHHAIRTADFAKAVRSSV, from the coding sequence GTGCCGGACCTGATTCCGTTCAAGGAAGCCTCTCACCTCTTCGAGGATTTCGAACACACCGCCTGGCGATTGGAGACGCGCCGAGGGTACGCGTCCGACAGGAACGGGCCGAGCTGGGGCCGCTGGCAGAACGGTGAGGACGTCAGTATGGATCCGCCGGACGCCTGGCGTCGGAACGTGGCAGCGAAGACAGCGGCCGGGGCGCGGTTTGAGCGGGTGCGCCTGGTCGACGATCCGCTCACGCAGGGGCAGCAGTTCCTGTTGGCGCGGGCGCCCAGGAACGTCGCCGCCGGTGAGGACATCCGCAACCTCTGCCGCGCGGATGCTGACCGACTCGGCCTCCCTGACTTCGACTTCTGGCTGTTCGACTCCCGCACCGTGATGCGGTTCGTGTTCGATGACGACGACACCACCCTCGGCGTGATCCTCACGGAGGACCCGGCTGAGGTCGTGGCAGCGTGCCAGGCCCGGGATGCCGCTTGGCATCATGCAATCCGTACTGCCGACTTTGCCAAGGCGGTACGTTCCAGCGTGTGA
- a CDS encoding helix-turn-helix transcriptional regulator yields MSTDFQSARVALGARLRELRAEAGLDGKGVAEVLGWQRSKVSRLENGKQTPSAADLAAWSQAVGRPDMAGELKGRLAGLETQYRSWRRQLAGGHLARQELGVAETAATQMIRGVEVVRIPGLFQTADYARHAFRANAEFRQTPRDVEEAVRARIRRQDALYERGRLFRFIVWEGALHILTCPRDVMAAQLERHAGLIGLDTVEIGIIPFGAQLRRAPTHGFWIYDQRLVIVETINAEMWLDDEENIALYERAWDWPGEAAVYGQQARRLITRARASLDLT; encoded by the coding sequence GTGAGTACCGACTTTCAATCCGCCCGGGTTGCCCTCGGCGCGAGGCTCCGCGAGCTGCGTGCCGAGGCCGGCCTTGACGGCAAGGGCGTGGCCGAAGTCCTCGGCTGGCAGCGCTCGAAGGTGTCGCGTCTGGAGAACGGGAAGCAGACCCCGTCGGCCGCTGATCTCGCGGCGTGGTCGCAAGCGGTGGGCCGTCCCGACATGGCCGGGGAGCTGAAGGGCCGTCTGGCCGGCCTGGAGACGCAGTACCGTTCGTGGCGTCGGCAGTTGGCCGGCGGGCACCTAGCCCGGCAGGAACTGGGCGTTGCCGAAACCGCAGCGACTCAGATGATTCGCGGGGTGGAAGTCGTCCGCATCCCCGGCCTGTTCCAGACCGCGGACTATGCCCGGCACGCCTTCCGGGCGAACGCCGAGTTCAGGCAGACCCCTCGGGACGTCGAGGAAGCCGTACGGGCCCGTATCCGTCGTCAGGATGCCCTGTACGAGCGAGGCCGACTGTTCCGGTTCATCGTCTGGGAGGGCGCCCTCCACATCCTCACGTGCCCGCGCGACGTCATGGCCGCACAGCTTGAACGGCACGCAGGGCTGATCGGCCTGGACACCGTCGAGATCGGCATCATCCCTTTCGGCGCACAGCTACGACGAGCACCGACCCACGGGTTCTGGATCTATGACCAGCGGCTCGTCATCGTCGAGACGATCAACGCCGAGATGTGGCTCGATGACGAGGAGAACATTGCCTTGTACGAGCGGGCATGGGACTGGCCGGGCGAGGCCGCGGTCTACGGGCAACAGGCGCGGAGGCTGATCACCCGCGCAAGGGCCTCGCTGGACCTCACGTAA
- a CDS encoding DUF6087 family protein has product MNDEPLDEWAERRDAHRPAPGAHRAVPLGDGPARGGHVDPGTPRGKLEWDGHQWVPSGVAEDHAAAVEGTGPQDAAARVRLPFPRFGALPPAPEPWRPTEEWWRP; this is encoded by the coding sequence GTGAACGACGAGCCGTTGGACGAGTGGGCTGAGCGCCGGGACGCACACCGGCCCGCGCCCGGCGCGCACAGAGCTGTTCCTCTCGGCGACGGCCCCGCGCGGGGCGGCCACGTCGACCCGGGCACGCCGCGGGGGAAGCTGGAGTGGGACGGTCACCAATGGGTTCCCTCCGGTGTAGCTGAAGACCATGCTGCGGCCGTGGAGGGGACCGGTCCCCAGGATGCGGCAGCTCGTGTTCGCCTTCCGTTTCCGCGGTTCGGTGCTCTGCCACCTGCTCCCGAGCCGTGGAGGCCCACCGAGGAGTGGTGGCGTCCCTGA
- a CDS encoding dihydrofolate reductase family protein, translating into MRKLVYYIASTLDGFIAGPDGSDPTGPDGFWPVPEDYVQHLITEYPETLPAPARAALSVTADGTHFDTVLEGRRSYEIGLRSGLTDAYPHLRHLVFSRTLSESPDPAVELVADDPAETVRQLKKQDGKDIWLIGGAELAGALYSEIDGLIVKLSPLTIGTGIPLFSHKAAFDPCGWELTDHTVLKSGAAFLTYARRIPAA; encoded by the coding sequence GTGCGCAAGCTCGTGTACTACATCGCGTCCACTCTCGACGGTTTCATCGCGGGACCGGACGGTTCCGACCCCACCGGTCCGGACGGCTTCTGGCCGGTGCCCGAGGACTACGTTCAGCACCTCATCACCGAGTACCCGGAAACCCTGCCCGCTCCGGCCCGTGCCGCACTGTCCGTCACCGCCGACGGCACGCATTTCGACACCGTCCTCGAAGGACGCCGCTCCTACGAGATCGGTCTCCGGTCCGGGTTGACCGACGCCTACCCGCACCTGCGGCATCTGGTGTTCTCCCGGACGCTGAGCGAGAGCCCGGACCCGGCGGTGGAGCTGGTCGCGGACGATCCGGCGGAAACCGTCAGGCAGTTGAAGAAGCAGGACGGCAAGGACATCTGGCTGATAGGCGGTGCCGAGCTGGCCGGTGCGCTGTACTCCGAGATCGACGGGCTGATCGTCAAGCTGAGCCCGCTGACCATCGGCACCGGGATTCCGCTCTTCTCCCACAAGGCGGCATTCGATCCGTGCGGTTGGGAACTCACCGACCACACCGTCCTGAAGAGCGGGGCGGCCTTCCTCACCTACGCCCGCCGAATCCCGGCCGCGTAA